A stretch of DNA from Dehalobacterium formicoaceticum:
CCAGTAAAAATGGTAGCGGGATAATCAATTAATGAGGGAGCAGCTTCGTTATTTTCATGAATAACTGGGGCTGTTCCCTTTTCTTTGGCCTCATTTAGATAGCGGTGCACCAGATCGTCTTCCCCCACATTGAGAATGAGATCTCTTAATTGGCCGGCTTCTTCGGAATGGGGGAGACATACAAAGGATTGACAAACAAAGGAGCGGGCGGGGTGACGGCGGCAGATTTTTTGTTCCCGGTCTAAAAAAATACAGGATTGATCGGGGTTTCTTTTTAAGCAGATGTCCAGCACCGGTCCGGTACCGGTAACTTTACAGTATTGATGAATAAAGGGAGTGAGGGGAAGGGTGGGATCTTTCAAATATGTAAGGATGTCGATTGAGGTGAGGGGAATCCGCTCATAGCAGCACCCGTCACAGCCTTTGCAATTCTCCACATATTTTTCCTGGAACTGATTTAAAGCATTCAAATAGTCTTGAATCGTAGCGTTCTCATCTAATATTTCTAAATCATAGCCGAAGGCATCATCAAATTGAGCCAAGAAAACATTGATATTCATAAGAATTCCTTTCCAGACGCAGGTCCTGATTCTTTTTATATTTTTTCTGCAAATTTTCTTTTTTTCCTGCTTCGATATAATGCGGAAGAATAGAAAACTTGGCTTGTCTAAGCCGTAGGCTGAGGAGAAGCCTTATTTACACTTATACTTTCAACCTTTAAGAACTTATATTTTATGAAAGCAAAATAAAAAGAGGGCGCCGAAACGCTCCCTTTTCATAAATTCCGCTAACTATTCTTGGCTAATTTAATCATTAAGCTCGTGAGAGTTGCTTGTTCCTCAGGAGTTGCTACTTCCCAAAGTTCTTTCAAAGCCTTGTTCTCAGGAATATCCGGACTAATATTATTGGCCAGGTAACTACCGAAAGTTTGAGCAAGCTGGGTAATTTCATCTTCTGAGATGCCCATATCATTAGCAAATTCCATCGCTTCTCCTAAAGAGTGTTTATACTGCTCCCAGGAAGAAGTATCCAACCTATCTAGCATTTGTTTCATTTCTTGCAATTGTACTCGCCTCCCTTTTTTAGCATGTCTATAGTATTTCACGAAAATAGATTTACATGCATTTCGGATTGGGAATTTGGGATTTGGTGCATCAGATCAAAAAAGACAGGGGAAAATGAAAAATGTGAGCGCCCCGAAGAAAGAAAGCTTGCTAAAAAAACCTAAAAAGTCTTTCCAGAAAACGGGGCGTATGTTAAGCTAAAGTATGGAAAGGAGTGGCATGATCTATGGAAGATAAAAAGCTGAAGCAAAGGGAAGAGATTCCTAAGGAATATAAATGGCGTTTAGAGGAAATTTACGCTGATGATGGGCAGTGGGAAAAGGATTTTGCCAAGATCAAAGAAATTTTGCCCCGCATGGAGGGATTCCGTAACAAATTGGGAGATTCGCCCCAGTCCTTGTTAGGTTGTCTTAGATTACAGGATGAGATCGGACAGATTTCTGATCAGGTATTTGTTTATGCCAATATGAGGAAAGATGAAAACAATGCCAACTCAAAATACCAGGGAATGAAGGATCGGGCCCAAGGGCTGATGGTGGCTATTGGGGAAGCCTTGTCCTTTATTCAGCCGGAGATTCTGGCCATTGATTCTGAAACTTTGAATGAATATTTAAACCGGGAACCGGGGCTTTCCTTATATCAGTTTTATTTGGAAGAAATTCTGCGCATGAAGGAGCATACCTTATCTCCCCGGGAAGAAGAGATTATTGCCATGTCCGGGGAATTGGGCGCCGGTCCGAAAAATATTTTCAGTATGCTCAATAATGCGGATATTAAGTTTCCAGAAATTACCGATGAAGAAGGAGACCGGGTGGCGATCACCCACGGCAACTATATTAAGTTCATGGAAAGTGAGGAGCGACAGGTGCGTATGGATGCCTTTAAAGGCCTGTATGATACCTATGGCAAACAAAAAAACACCTTAGGGGCTTTATTAAATGCTAGTGTGAAAAAGGATATTTTCTATGCCCGGGTCCATAAATACGGATCCGCCCTGGAAGCATCCCTCTATGATGACAATATACCGGTGCGAGTTTATGACAATCTAATTAAAACAGTGCGCAGCCATTTAGGGCTTTTTTATCGTTATGTCGCCTTGAGAAAAAGGCTGCTTGGGCTTCCGGAGCTTCACATGTATGATATTTATGCTCCTTTAGTCAAAGAAATGAAAAGCAAAATCCCCTACGAGGAAGCTGTAACCATGGTTGAAAAGGGGCTGGCACCTTTGGGAGAAATTTATCTGACTGATTTAAAGCAAGGCATCCGTAACGGTTGGGTGGATGTGATGGAGAACGAGGGCAAGACTTCCGGGGCCTATTCCTGGGGCGCATACGGCACTCATCCTTATGTACTGATGAACTACCAAAACAATTTGGACAATGTTTTTACCCTGGCCCATGAGCTGGGACATTCTCTGCACTCTTATTATTCATGGCAGACCCAGCCCTATATTTATTCTTATTACAAGATTTTTGTGGCCGAGGTGGCTTCTACCGTCAATGAAACTCTGCTCACCAAATATTTATTGGCCAATGCGGCTGATGAAAAACAAAAAATGTATCTGATTAATCATTATCTGGAGGAATTCCGGGGAACGGTTTTCCGCCAAACCATGTTTGCGGAATTTGAAAAGATTATTCATGAAAAGGCTGAGGCCGGTGAACCTTTAACCACCGAAGCTTTCTCAGAAATTTATTATCAATTAAATCAAGACTATTACGGTCCGGATATGGCGATGGATCAGGAAATTGCTTTGGAATGGGCGCGCATTCCCCATTTTTATAATGCTTTTTATGTCTATAAATATGCCACCGGTTTTTCTGCCGCTTCCGCCTTAGCTCAGGGCATCCTGGAGGAGGGTCAGCCGGCGGTGGATCGTTACCTGAAGTTTCTGCAAAGCGGAGGCAGTGATTATCCCATTAATCTTTTACAAAAAGCGGGCGTGGATATGAATGAGCCCCATCCCATCGAGCAAGCCTTGAAAGTATTTGAGGAGATGCTGGTGGAAATGGAAAAAATGGTTTAAATATATTTAGAAAGGGGAGAGACTATGGGTTATGATAAAAAATTATGGCAGGAGGCAGTAGCCTTCCACGGTCACAGCTGCCCCGGGCTGGCTATCGGTTTTCGGGCGGCGGTGCTTGCCTTGGAGAAGTTGGGCGTAGACCGGGCCGAGGATGAAGAATTGGTAGCCATTGTAGAGACGGATGCCTGCAGCGTTGATGCCATTCAAGTTATTGCCGGTTGCAGCATCGGCAAAGGAAATTTGCTTTATAAAAATCACGGTAAACAAGCCTTTACCATTGGTAATCGGAAAACAGGTCGGGGAGTACGGGTTTATGTTGATCCCTCTCAATTACCTGTAGATCGTGATGATCGGGAAGCGCGGAGGGAGATGATCCTCTCTGCTCCGGCGGAGGATTTTTGTAAAATAGAAAATGTGAGTTTACCTCTGCCGGAAGAGGCCCGCATCTTTTTATCGGTAGAATGTGAGTCTTGCGGGGAAAAACTGTCCGAAGCCAGAGCACGCTTGGAAGACGGTAAGATAGTTTGTCTGGCCTGCTTTCA
This window harbors:
- the pepF gene encoding oligoendopeptidase F encodes the protein MEDKKLKQREEIPKEYKWRLEEIYADDGQWEKDFAKIKEILPRMEGFRNKLGDSPQSLLGCLRLQDEIGQISDQVFVYANMRKDENNANSKYQGMKDRAQGLMVAIGEALSFIQPEILAIDSETLNEYLNREPGLSLYQFYLEEILRMKEHTLSPREEEIIAMSGELGAGPKNIFSMLNNADIKFPEITDEEGDRVAITHGNYIKFMESEERQVRMDAFKGLYDTYGKQKNTLGALLNASVKKDIFYARVHKYGSALEASLYDDNIPVRVYDNLIKTVRSHLGLFYRYVALRKRLLGLPELHMYDIYAPLVKEMKSKIPYEEAVTMVEKGLAPLGEIYLTDLKQGIRNGWVDVMENEGKTSGAYSWGAYGTHPYVLMNYQNNLDNVFTLAHELGHSLHSYYSWQTQPYIYSYYKIFVAEVASTVNETLLTKYLLANAADEKQKMYLINHYLEEFRGTVFRQTMFAEFEKIIHEKAEAGEPLTTEAFSEIYYQLNQDYYGPDMAMDQEIALEWARIPHFYNAFYVYKYATGFSAASALAQGILEEGQPAVDRYLKFLQSGGSDYPINLLQKAGVDMNEPHPIEQALKVFEEMLVEMEKMV
- a CDS encoding YkgJ family cysteine cluster protein, coding for MNINVFLAQFDDAFGYDLEILDENATIQDYLNALNQFQEKYVENCKGCDGCCYERIPLTSIDILTYLKDPTLPLTPFIHQYCKVTGTGPVLDICLKRNPDQSCIFLDREQKICRRHPARSFVCQSFVCLPHSEEAGQLRDLILNVGEDDLVHRYLNEAKEKGTAPVIHENNEAAPSLIDYPATIFTGKRNYDEIRIKDVLPENLWQKLYIHPRL
- a CDS encoding DUF3243 domain-containing protein, translated to MKQMLDRLDTSSWEQYKHSLGEAMEFANDMGISEDEITQLAQTFGSYLANNISPDIPENKALKELWEVATPEEQATLTSLMIKLAKNS
- a CDS encoding FmdE family protein yields the protein MGYDKKLWQEAVAFHGHSCPGLAIGFRAAVLALEKLGVDRAEDEELVAIVETDACSVDAIQVIAGCSIGKGNLLYKNHGKQAFTIGNRKTGRGVRVYVDPSQLPVDRDDREARREMILSAPAEDFCKIENVSLPLPEEARIFLSVECESCGEKLSEARARLEDGKIVCLACFHDYQRGW